ATGATGTGATGAATGTTTCTATGCCATTGTATagtaaaatgtattaattttagATAAGTGAATGCATATTACTGAAAAGAAATTGCATCTCAGAGGCTCTTTGGCGGCTATAGCTAGAACATCCCAGTTGCTTAGCAACAGTTTCTTCAACACTTGTTTCATGATGTTAGGCTTTTGAAATGTCACGGTGGAGCCAAATTCCGCCTTCTGTTTATTCCGGAAGCAACTCCATGATCCAATAACGTCAgggtgcttttttttcccccaaatgttCACAACCCAATTTCAAAACATTTATTTCTTATTCAAAATATTGACTGAACCGTTTCCATGCAAACACATTTCATCCTATCAGCTCTTTACACGCTGTTCAGTTCATTTATTTGCTATTTACTATTTGTAGTGTTTGAATGGTTTCCTGTGGCCAGTGTTTCTGCTCCCTGATTGGATGACTGATAGCTTGTTTTGAGCAAGTCAGATTCCCTTGTAGTAATGGGGAGCAACAGATGCTCAcagctttgaaaatcaggccttgaATTTTTTTCGCAAAAAGAGGCTAACAAAAGACAAATCCCAAACAACTAGTAGCAAATAATTTTGGTTCTGTCCATACACCATTGCTCATAACATACTCCAAACATTCATATGACTGAAAAGCCAATCACACAAATGGTCGCAAATAACAAATAAAAGGGAACCAAATCAGCTGTTTAAAACTGGAACAAATGTTGACAGACACTCTCTTTGACAGACAGACAGGCTTGAGAAGCTGCTTTAACCCCTTATTATCAATTTGTCAATGGAAGTATTTCATTATGACTTGTTTATTGTTTTGTTATTCAATGTTTGCATTTGAAAGGGTGCCACATTTGTGAATATTTGCCTATATTTAATATCAATCTGTTATACAGTACAATCTCTGGCTATTTTTTATCTGTGTTCTCTTACCATGGTGTACCTGAGGAGCTGGTGGAGTATCTGAGCAGCTGTTCTATTTGAtgggtttattttttatttaaaagaatcatagggttagaagagacctcaggaggtcactgagtccaatcccctgctaaaagcaggaaaaGCAGTTATTCTGGACAGACTACAAGGCAAATTCTCCTCTGTTGCATTTATATGgttcccatttaagtcagtgtcCCTAGTTATCTGAGAGGAAACCTACTACAGGTTCCACCACATATCAGGGAACAGATACCATTAATTGGACAACAGAAACCTCTGCTTCTTGAATGAGCagctaaaatatttttgttgttgttctttagGTGTGTTTCATAAAGCacaaatggcaaaactcctattgacttcagttctAGCCTGTACAGTGTtgccaactagggatgtaaaatcatgtttaattggttaaatatagcatttaactggttaactgattacagggggaggcaggtggggaggctggagaagctcccctttcccccctgcaGGCAAGAGCCCCGGGGCCCGCCGTAGACAGGGGTTACTCTGTACGAGCTAGAGCAGCCATCTGCCCGTGGCgagtagggagctgctccagcccttccctttaacatccctattgccaACTATTGTGATTTTATGGAAAGTTTTATAAATATTTAGtaggtttttaaatccctgcaATTGTAGTCAAGAGACTATCTGAAAACCCTAGCTTTTCTTGGAAAATGAAAGTTTCTAGTCCTCTTAGTTCTGTAAAAAATCCTCAAGAAAATATTAAACAAATGCACCCTAAAATTCAGAAACCAGATAACTCCAAAGAACCCCAATTTTAAAATATGTCTAATGATTTTAAGCCAATCTATTTATTTTGGGGCTTGATTCATTATGTTTTGCCAATACTGAGTGCACCTGCCAATCCAGCCCCTCTGATGAAAACCTAATCAACAGGTGAGGAATGTAAGTAAATATTTTGAGGAAAAAGgacatttaatatatttaaacttattgttcattatttttgtaaattACAAAGTCAGCAGGCAGAATATATATTCTGCTGTAAAGCTTTTTGTAAGAAATATCTCTATAAGAAAATAAATCTCATTAAACATTTCCTGTAAATAAATTATTCCAAATACTAGGTTTTGTGCTGAGAAGGGAGGGTTATGCAGAAAGTCAGTAGGTAAGATGCAAATCATGGGGAGAGGGCAATTTTGTAACCTCTTATTCTTAAAGTAGACACACTGAAATCATTGTGACTGCTCTTATCTGTATGCGCTGTTGCAGTGTAAGAAAGGGTTTCAGAAAGAAAGATATTTCATCTGTTCTGCTGAAATGATTCGCTTTCCAGGCCTGATTTCTGTTCTCAGTTGCACTGAAGTAACTGTTGAAACATTGGAGTTGAAATAATGTAGCACTTGTGACAGTGAGACCAGAATCAGATCATTACAATAAGGAATACGAGATCCTCTCTCTACAGGCCATTCCCTTTAGAACAATAAAAAACTGTCTTGGATATGAAAAATAGTATATTATAAATCATTCTTTTTAATCCAGTATATATATTGGAATTTAGATTCTTATCAGACATACAGAAGTGTAGTTCAGATCTGATTTACAGTAAGAGAGTTTGAGTCAGAAGATGTATATGAACTATTATTTATACAAAAGGCACTGGTGCAGAAATGCCAGGATGGGAAAAGGTGTCATACAGAGAGAAAAAACAGTAAAAAGTTGGTATTTACATTTAAACTACTCACTGCTCTACCCAAACTATTTGGAATTGATTAACCAAAGAGGAAAGCCATTGCCTTCTAAAATACAGAACAGATAATTCAGTAAGTCATATAATCagatgggtttaaaaaaaaaaagaaactcctgtctctttacttacgtTGACACAAATATCATTCTTTAAAATAAGTGAGCAAAGTAAGAGGAGGTGTAAAGACATTAGGAGAAAAGTCAGATGGTGAGGATCTTTGGTTTTTTCTAGATCACGAACAGGGTGGTACTGTAGTTATGTTAATAAATGTCTTTAGCGACTGTAGTCAATGTGAATGCAATGTTCACAACAATATCCAAGCTTCTTAGAATGCATTCAACCAGAACCTGTTCTCTTTTCAGTCTGAGCTGTTTTGTTACATCACATGATCACATGCAGCATGTCATAGATGACAGCATCACGTCAGTGTCTGTTCTGAGATGCTCGCAAAAATCAACTCTAATCTTTTTTGCTGACCATGCAAGATGAATCCAATCTATTTTAGCTTTTTCAAACCAAAGCAAAGCCAGTTTTACACTAACAGCCTATTGGTACTGTCATAATATGAAACTTTTAACTGATTAGCATGCAATCTAATTGTAGCAGATGCAGGCAGCATCTGTTGTAGTTAAAGTTGCAAAACAATTTATGTTATAACCTTCCATATTCAGATGTTCATAACTTTTCAAAAAATCACCGTATGGAACTATTCTTAATGCAAGCACATTCTGGCGAGAAAACTATATTTTGTAGGCCTACGAGCAACTGCATGGGCATCATTCTGCATGCATCATATACATATTTTGCTTTCTCTGCTCAGCTCCATTTTTGCTAGCAGTATACCTAGACAAATATAGCCTATTAATGATGGTAACTGAAAATGGACTGATTAAGGCATTTcagtttaaatatttatataattatatatttatatatatatattaaacaaAAAACCACTGTTTAAATGCCTCTGTTGAGAAAAACTGCCACTGATGTCTTGCTATCTCTGTGGGGTGAGATTTTGCCACTTCCTCTGGGCCAGCAAAATCTCGCACTCTTGCCCTGCAGGAGTGCTTTCTTTTTTCAAGTGACAGAGCTGATTAAAATTGTGTGTGGACATTCACAGTAACTTTGAATCCCATCACTAACTGCTGCAATGTATCACAAATTTTTTAGTAGCCAATAACGTGTTAACAGAAAAAGTCTTCCTCTAAAGCACTGCTTTGTGTTGGAATATGCTGTATACAATTTGTTGAACAATCATTACCATGGTGGAAACCTATCCCACCCCAACACTGAACTCTTGAAAAGTTATGGGATCATGCAGCTTGGTAAATGTCAATAATTTCcattgtgcttttttaaaatagcattttccacaaACTGTCGAAATTATTTACACAAAGAAAATTGCACAATGGAAAAACTCCAGCTGCCACAGCATTCACCTCCAGTTCAAAACAAATGCAGTTTGGGGTGATTTCTATTCCTACCACAATCATTACTTTAACCATTCTGTGTTTATTTACAATCCTCATTTCCCGCCCTGCTGCAATGTATTAAATACACAAATTCACAGTCTGTTAGTAACATTTTTCCAATCCTCATTCAGATTTTCTGACATACATGAAGTCTTGATTTAGAAGAATAAGTGGCATCTTTCCATACTTTGCAAGACAGCCCTTTAGCACAGTCACATCGCTGGAAAATCTCCAAACCGTGAGAGCCTTTCTTGCGCTGTTTGGTACACACCTCTCCTTGATGCAACACAGGTTTGCAAATTTTGGTCCAGAAATGGCGAGCGCAGCAGTAGCCCTCAATGCAGTCAGATGACCGTAAGCAGGGGTCTCCTTCATGCCCTAAGGAAAGCAACCAAAATACTTCAGTGCCTGGGACAGAGTGAAAGTGCAGAACAGTCTAGCCCACTGTTGACTAAGAAACGGGGGATAGGATGCTAATCAGCCGGTATCTGAAGTACATAAACACCAACATGTGGTGGGGAGTAAGTTACAGAGGTGCACTGTCCACAAAATTATTTACACAAAGAAAGTTTCATAATGGAAAAACTCCAGCTGCCACAGCATTCAGTTCCAGTTCAAAACAAATGCAGTTTGGGATGATTTCTGTTTCTACCACAATCATTACTTTAACCAGTATGTGTTTATTTACAGTCCTCATTGCCCACCATGTTGCAATGCATTAAATACACAAATTGTATCAATACAATCTACTGTTAAGGCCTGATGTGGAGATATTCAACTAAGGAAGGGTCACAAAGGCATGTGCTATATATTACATGATCATTACAAGATAAGCAAGGTGCAGCCTGCACAAACTCCACAACTGAAAGATACATTGACATCGCATCTGACATGTCTTACACCCAAAGAACAAATGCTATTGTGAATACAGAGACTATGACAGACATATACAAGCAAATTAGTATAATATTGTTTGTGGTTTGTGAATTCCTGAGATACACAGTTGATGACAATTCCAGACCTCGCAACATTTCCTAGCAGATTACTGTAAGTCAGCCTGATCTGCACTGCTGTATCTTGTTTTGCTCCAGAGAGGTAAAGGAACCAACTATATTGCAAAAGCAAGCCTACCTTTTATGTGTGATAGCTTGGATTGTGGTCTCCCCAGATTCTGCCAGCCCATGTCCTTGCTAGTATAAACACCGTTTTTCTTGTTGCGTGGCCCTTCCAGAGCAGGGATATGAGGAGTAAGGATGCTTTCAGTTACTGGTATGCAAATACCTATGGGAATGAGATGTTAGAAATGGAAATACCTGTTAGAAAGATGAGATAGAGTTTGAGAGGCAATGTTGTCCAGTCAATAGGGCGCTAAACTAAAATTCGGAAGGCATGGGTTCTTTTCATGGCTTTGCTTGTGACCTTGAACAAATCACTTCTCCTGTGTGTTTTCCCTCATGCCGTAAATCTGTCTTGTTTATTTGGATTCAAGGTGTTGGGAGGAACGGACTGTCTCTTACAATGGGACTTGTAATCTCAGCTGCAGCATCAGCAATGTAAATGTTAACAAGAATAAATTACAATTTCCAAGGAGTCAATCATGTATGAATTTAATCTTTTACATTTACTGAAAAGGAATAACTGCCCATAGTTTGCTATTGAATTAGTGAATTGATCCATATTTTATGTAATCTGTCAGCCACTACTACTCAAAAATATAAAAGAATGCAGGAAGATTCAGAGGTCAAATCAATAGAAATATACTATAAAATTACAGAAAAGTCAATCGACAGgggaattttaaaaaacattaaacaGTCCCCTGCTATTGACATTGTATTAGTGTGAAACAAAACAGCACTGAATTAACACAAGAGTCGTGAACCTGACCAGTCATGGCATGATTAtacagaaaggctatgtctacactatgagctggcagaaagtatgctaatgagggactcattagcattaGTCATGACATAATTAGCATATTTtcagctgtttctttttgcacaaggggtttttgcacaaaaagaagcagtgtggactttttttatatgcaaaaacactgttttgcacaagatccttatgcctgtcccagaaggaataaggatcttgcacaaaaatggtttttttgtgcaaaaaaacccaaatatccacactgcttctttttgcgcaaaaaacccttttgcaaaaagaaatggcagaaaatatgctaatgatgtcacgactcatgctaatgagcccctcattagtatattttcttccggaaaaaacttgtagtgtagatgtagtgtaAATAGCTATGCATTTAACTTCCCATTTCCACTTGGAAATACAGTTTAAGCAATCAAAATAACTGCATCCACAAATTAGGCATACAGTTTCGTACATAATTTTGAAAATCATGTCTTAAGTTTCATACAACCAGAGCAAAATCATAGTATCTCTTCTAATCACAAGGAAGAAAGAACATGATTTATTTATACAAGCCTTGTGTTGTAagattttttaattgtttcttatTGGGTTTGAGGAAGGAATAGTTGTAACCCACACAGAAATACTACTACACAAGTCTTCTGCTTACATATGTTCTCAGTTTATGCCAGTATACCAGTCACTGTCATTtataaaaggaaaacaagaagaatTGCTTATGTACCATTGTTACAGCGATTCCCAGGGCAGCACATGCCATCTCTGTGGCAACGcttctttttccttctgcagATCATGCAAGCAGAAGTAGCTTGATGAGGACTGTGGCAGTATCTCCCAACTTCACATTCTTTATCATTAGTGCAAGGGTATGCCTggttaagaaaaagaaatgttttaCATAAAGGATAATGCACAATAATTCTTAATTCATATACTTTGCATCAtattaaagggtacgtctagactacatgcctctgttgccagaggcatgtagattaggctacaagacatagtaaaatgaagcggcgatttaaataatcgccgcttcctttaaatttacatggctgccgcgttgagccgacagctgatcagctgtttgtcggctcagcgcgatagtctggacacgcgggtgtcgacatcaaaggtatttgtcgaccacccaagtatacctcatcccaggaagcttacctgggtggtcgacaaatacctttgatgtcgacacccacgcgtccagactatcacgctgagccatgtaaatttaaatgaagcggcaattagttaaattgccgcttcattttactatgtctggtagcctaatctacatgcctctgatgacagaggcatgtagtctagatgtacccccagagAAACCAAAGCAAGAAAAACCTAAGTGTGAGAGAGATGTTCAGGGCAGAGGGGGACTGAATGTATCAGATCCAAGAAGGGGCCACAAGGATGTGGAATGAAAGTTTGCTTCTCTTTGGCAATTTACAGCTTGCATGTGGTCCTTCAGGGATTATGGCCAGCTTTCACAAATTAGAGCAGCCCGCAGACTGCTCTAGCTGATGTTGAAGCTGTAGCATCTTAAGAATCAGGGAGCCACAACCAGCTCCTTGAGAGCCTTAGTCCTTCTTAGATCAAGCCTACCTTGGTGCAAGAAATAATCTGGACTATGTTTCTAATGCATTCCATGTTACTGAAGCTGTAATTAATACATAAAACATCTTTGGTGGAGATCCACCTGGAAGTGAATAAAACTCCCAAAGTGTCTTCTGCACTGAGTCTTGTCTAAAATCTGTGATAAATACTTAGGTGGCATTTCAACAGGTTCCAAAGTCATGGTCAACAACATGGATGAAGAGACCTTTCCCATAAGTGCAAGATCTTTACACTGAATGCTCCCGCTTTGGTACAAATTCTTCTTTTCCATGCCCAGTTTCCACTGATACCTATGAGTAGAATTTTTGAAGGCAAACAGTATCTGTAATCATCTTCACACGGATATCCTATTTTTATCTCATTTCCAGCCTTCTCATATCCTGGTCTCTAATTTCTCCCTCCTGATTAAAAACatccccagggccagctttaggaagtgcagggtccgatttgcgggggcagggccgcgcatacGCAGTGTGCCTGGGgtggcaccgtgcatgtgccgtgcgcccaggagcagggccctCTTAGGCACGGGGCCCCCTTCTTAGGCACGGGGCCTGATTCGGGGGAATCATGGGAATCGGTCTAAAGCCGGCCCTGAACATCCCCCTATTCTGACTGCCACTAAAGAAGGAACACATGGAACCCTCCCATACTCATCAAAACTATAATTCCCTTCCACTAAGACCACCTCTTTGACACTTTTTTATGTGCAAATAACAGAATATGGCCcttaggagagagaaagaaaaagaagcttCGTCCTTCCAGATCAGACATAATGCTTCCATGAACCCAACACATTCCAGGAATCCTACCAAGCCGCTGTAATTGTGCATCACTGCTGTATCTGATTAGTGTGTATTAAATTATCCTTTCCCTTACACAAGCAAATATATAGTGTCAGGTTATCTCACATTAATTAATTCAAGACTTACCACACATGCTTTAAAATTATAGTCAAGGTTTTATTAACTTTTCTAGTTAATTTTTTGGATTTGGGATATTAACACATCTCTCAGAACCAATTCGAGAGGAAAATTAGCTTCCCAGGAACTGTCAAAAACGTTGAAGAATTTTGGAAATCATTttcccctctgagattttttttaactgaaaaactcaATCAAAATGATTAATGCAATTGTTTGTTTACCACAGGGGGCCTAGGTGGGTGTAGACATCTTCTGCACTGCTTCACTGCTATTTTTCACCAAACTAGCTAGATTACAGATAGCTCAATTAGGCCTACCTGCACTGCAAATCACACCTTTGATTTCAGTGCAGATATTCCAAAGCCTGTTTCCCAACCACAGGATTAGCCCCTTTGTACAGcatgcaatatttaaaaagggctcacgcagtaataaaaaataaacacatgtcTATTTGAATTTACCAGTCTTCATTCAGTGGCATTTATACCTTCTCCTTTGTAGCTGCTTAAGAAGCTGACAATGCTGCTTCATGGAgagtggaggggaaaaaaggtgcTTTGGCTGACTCTAGTGTGGTAAGTTAAATGAGAGGGGTGGCATTTAACCAGGAGCTTCCTCATCCTGCTCATTACCATATGAAGCATCTACAGCTGATTTATAAACCAACCTGGCTTGGGTTTCTAGTGCATTCCTAggaatcttaggctatgtctacactgcctcttttgcctgcagagagtattctaatgaagcgctcattaacAACTtctcttgcttcatttgcatattcttttccgATGCTTTTttcacaagaggtttttgcacaaaaacaatcaGTGTAAATGGGTCcactttgtgcaaaaacctcttgtgcaaaaagcatcggaagagagtatgcaaatgaagtgcgagaaattactaatgagcacttcatttgcattgccttttccgcaaaaaagagggagtgtagatatagccttagagaaCACATACATCCTCAGCAGGCAGGCAGAAGTATGCAGCCTGCTGAAATAAGCATTTTCAGCTCTATCGGCAGGTGTGATTTGGGGAATGAAGCTTAGCCCCCTTCTTCTCTCCAAGCACTTGCTTTCAGAGGTACATGAGGCGCGCAATCTTTGGGCTTAGTGGAGATAATCCAATGCCTATTAAGTCATGGAAAACTCCGACTTGACCTCAGTGGACTATGGATCATGCCTGAGCACTGGAACTGTAACTGCCCATTGCCTTTCCACGGGGATTGCAGAGGAAGATAAAGGTTTCCTTTGTATCCACTTTCCTATTCTAGGACCACTGAAAATCTGTTCTTTGGTGTTTAGCCCCTTCAGTATTTGTAGTCAGTTACACTCCCTTTCATCGTTGCTTAATCATGCTATGATTCCCCCCTAAATCAGCCTCTCCACCATGCAGTGTTATGGTTTGGTCAGGCAAAACATAATAAAGTGTAATTTCTTATCTGATATCTCAGTCTCTTTGATGTAGGGATTTGGCTAGAAAACCCTAAAGAACTAACTGGTTTCCAGTAGGATACTTCCTGATTTCAGTGAAGCAGGAAATGCCTCTATGAGTGCAAAGGTATCAaaagagtattttttttttattaaaaagtgaACCACAACCTTTTGCGTCtcacttttgttgctctgttCATTCatggggattttttaaaataaaacatagtGAGGGTAATGAACAGAGCATCAGCCTCAGCTTTTGGTTCCTGGATTCTGTTGGTTTGCATCATTTCACAGCCTTATCCTTTTTTTGGTGTAGAGTTGTGCCTTCATTATAACAATCTGCCCGGAGATACTGGTTTTAAAAGAGCCAGCTGTTCAGCAGTGTCAAATGAGTGGGAATGATTAAAAGGCTAAGATGGAATTATTTCACTGAATTATGAAATGTACCATTATCCACAGTGGCTGATCCAGTTTATAAATAAAGCTTTAAATCATCAAATTATACAAATCACGGAAAATGCATCTTTTCACACAATGGCAAATTAGCAGAGCTACTCTACTGTTCTGTGCTGAGTTCATCTGCTGTAGAAGTCTGAGAGCCTTACTCAGATAATGCATTTGACTGAGCTTGATTATCACACTAACTTCTGTGGTCAGGTAACAGGGGGACAGGACAGCTCAAGGGTAgattgtttgtacctgtctatgcATGGGTATACATGGGGCAGGACCTTCCACCCCACACAAGGACTGTGTTTGAGGAACTGCAGGGACTGCTTTTTCCACACATCCCCATGGAGTGCAAATTAACCTAAAAGGGGCAGGACCATAATTCATTCTTCAAGTCTTCCTTCCCCAACCAGGCCAGCAGAGATGGCCTGCTGCACTCTTGAGACTCTGCAGTCAAGGAGTGTCAGTGTTGCTCACAATGGCTAAATAATCCATCCACGAAGCACAGCTCTGATTGTACAGGAAACTGATCAATGATATTTAGCATTCCCCGCAGCTTTATTTAGACATAATCATTTCAGGTTTTCAGCCCAAAATTAGTCTTGGTCAGGCCAATAAAACCACAGACTAATGTAGATCAGATCTATGACAGGGAACGGAAGCTCACGTTGCATTATTAAatctaataataaaagttttgtttttaaatggtttgctgctcttctcctctcctctcctcccctgcccacagttTCTGACTATTGTGACTCTTCATCATAGATATTGCTGATTCTGGTGGCAAGAAACTACATTTCCAAAGATGTTGTTAAAGTGCTGCTGGAGTAGAGGATTCTGCAACCAGATCATCTGAATTTTGCTTTCCAAGGGATGTCTTTGGAAAATGCATCTCTCAGTCTGTGCCCTGGTGTGATGGTGCGCTACCGGCGCTGGCCCTGTATGGGGAGTGGCGAACTGGAGCATGCATATGCGCGGCGTGCTCAGATGCCGCCAAACAGCTAGGGGGGAGGACATCACATGACATCACATCCTGGGCATGGTAAATTCACCAGCGGgagttcgggggaggaggggaaggcatGTATGGGAGATGTGGTGAGTGGGACGAGATTTAAGGAGACGGGGTTTGGAGTGGAGCCTTGGAAtggaggcaccaggagggagaGGCAAGACGCCTAGCCCGAGTGCGGGTGCTTTCAAAGGGAGGTGAACAACTGTTGCAGGTGAACCTTAGGtaacagggagaggaagcagcccagggcagggcagttgGAAAGCCCGCGGGCTGGTGTGTTTCGGCGGGAAGCCTCGCCAGCCAGATCGGAGCCAGATAGGTCTATGTCCTTAGAGCTCTGGCCTGAGGTCCGTGAGTGAGGGCGGTCCCagaccctcctctccccatcGCCACAGACGGCATTGTCAGTTGACTCCCCAAACGGATTAGGCTGATCCCAGGGGAAGACTAAGGACAACCATGAAAACCGTAAAGACACTTGCGTGGCTGAAAAcacaggactggggggggggggggggagggagggagaggggcaacTAGGGCCATAGGGTGGTGAGAACATGTTACAGGTAGTGGAGAATTTGGGCACGAGTCCCAGCCTCCTGGTTTGAGGGGCAGTGAGGGGGACCGAGATAGAGCCCAGGTGagcccaattaaaaaaaaaaaggggggggagagagagaaggagaagtggggggggggggggtgatgagtTTCCCCTATCACAGTTACCTGGTTTGTCAACCTTAGCACATCAAGCATGGAACTGGCCAAGCTGCTAGAGTGAATGGCTGAGGCCCAAAGGCAACACCAACAGCAACAGACACAACGCATACAGCAATTATCTGCACAACACCAGGAACAGCAGAGGCAACTAATGAGAGAGTTGGCAGAACAACACCAAGTACAACAGGACCAGTGGCTGCAACAATACGGTCCACCTCGCCAGGGAGGCCCTGGGACGCTTGTGAGTAATGAGGACGAAGTCGGGGGATCTCTTAATTGCCGGTCCGGTTAACCAAGATGGGCCCCACTGATGACCCAGAAGCATTTTTAACAACATTTGAAAGGGTGGCCACCGCGTCCTGGTAGCCCGAAGACCAATGGGCCACTCTCCTTGGTGGATGAGAGCTGTGTGGGgaccagggcagcacaatttcgccgGGCCCCCGTTCGGAGAAGAAATAGAAAAAAGAcgtcaaatgcgcaaattgaaggctattttcatattaaatgtaaaTTGGGTAAAtgtgatagaaacttaatttagttggataatttttattttaattatattgtaagtcattcttaaacaaaattctgcattaataattaaaaaatttcctttgtatttaagtttattatagctgtctagctcttttggcagcacattcttcaattatgttaTTAAAGTctatttctttacacaggtcatTTTCAATCGATATAATCGAAAGACCTACAAAATGCTCCTGGCTCATAGTAGATCTTAAGTAATTCTTTATTAGTTTCAATTTTTCCACTGTACCTTTTAGACTAAGATAACATTcttcaagttttctttttttctttaatttctggCTTCTCGACAAATATTTTCTACCTGTGTCTCTCGCTCTGCTAGTCATTTTATAATTTGGGGTTGTCGGCGAATTTACACTTACAAAATTATTTATCCGTAAAAAATGGAATGAGTGACATGGCTCACGCGCCACGGCCACAA
Above is a window of Pelodiscus sinensis isolate JC-2024 chromosome 5, ASM4963464v1, whole genome shotgun sequence DNA encoding:
- the DKK2 gene encoding dickkopf-related protein 2 isoform X3, yielding MVESSQLDSSSSKVNSIKSTLMGEAPTQATNRSAGIHQGLALASKKGKLLRQMGKPPKHHHRQGEAYPCTNDKECEVGRYCHSPHQATSACMICRRKKKRCHRDGMCCPGNRCNNGICIPVTESILTPHIPALEGPRNKKNGVYTSKDMGWQNLGRPQSKLSHIKGHEGDPCLRSSDCIEGYCCARHFWTKICKPVLHQGEVCTKQRKKGSHGLEIFQRCDCAKGLSCKVWKDATYSSKSRLHVCQKI
- the DKK2 gene encoding dickkopf-related protein 2 isoform X2 encodes the protein MKWLLGSKDSVSWAFKTVILMVESSQLDSSSSKVNSIKSTLMGEAPTQATNRSAGIHQGLALASKKGKLLRQMGKPPKHHHRQGEAYPCTNDKECEVGRYCHSPHQATSACMICRRKKKRCHRDGMCCPGNRCNNGICIPVTESILTPHIPALEGPRNKKNGVYTSKDMGWQNLGRPQSKLSHIKGHEGDPCLRSSDCIEGYCCARHFWTKICKPVLHQGEVCTKQRKKGSHGLEIFQRCDCAKGLSCKVWKDATYSSKSRLHVCQKI
- the DKK2 gene encoding dickkopf-related protein 2 isoform X1 — protein: MMMLIWNKYSCCLLLLAVILMVESSQLDSSSSKVNSIKSTLMGEAPTQATNRSAGIHQGLALASKKGKLLRQMGKPPKHHHRQGEAYPCTNDKECEVGRYCHSPHQATSACMICRRKKKRCHRDGMCCPGNRCNNGICIPVTESILTPHIPALEGPRNKKNGVYTSKDMGWQNLGRPQSKLSHIKGHEGDPCLRSSDCIEGYCCARHFWTKICKPVLHQGEVCTKQRKKGSHGLEIFQRCDCAKGLSCKVWKDATYSSKSRLHVCQKI